A window of the Brassica napus cultivar Da-Ae chromosome A2, Da-Ae, whole genome shotgun sequence genome harbors these coding sequences:
- the LOC106362876 gene encoding uncharacterized protein LOC106362876, whose translation MAAAVLMPTISFRDESTHEEMKKKILVKQASIMQSEREISMDPKSIRSFSFSGSLTRNDSFDMVLLPAMSPPRDLDAPMPLPLQPVNGNLPNSTTNSPKQRSGLMRALKGKEQDSSWSASFRRSKSYESTSKRQSLKNSFFIKTESNKSTSYNNTLEDGFKCNALCLYLPGFGKGKPVRSSRKDDSSSFTRTTTTTTSSSSSVTISRTVSVRESTTTTISVRVSMEKFDCSSYASESGGEEGRDHSFNLPSELIKSGSDENDHDDPVSAAFVFDKEPIEKEIKGVLKMSGSKNSRSMDSSVRQVRFSTSPAISPRLLEATKNFNTFLAAQAV comes from the coding sequence aTGGCTGCTGCAGTTCTCATGCCAACAATTAGCTTCAGAGACGAGAGCACTCATGaggaaatgaagaagaagattctaGTCAAGCAAGCGAGTATAATGCAATCCGAGAGGGAGATATCGATGGACCCTAAATCAATTAGGTCATTCTCTTTCTCGGGTTCGCTTACAAGGAACGATAGCTTCGATATGGTTCTCTTACCGGCCATGTCACCTCCTAGAGACTTAGATGCGCCTATGCCTCTTCCGTTGCAGCCAGTGAACGGTAACCTCCCAAACTCGACCACTAATTCTCCTAAACAACGTTCTGGTCTGATGCGTGCGCTAAAAGGTAAGGAACAAGATTCGTCTTGGTCGGCGTCATTCAGGAGAAGCAAATCTTATGAATCTACGAGCAAGAGACAGTCTCTTAAAAACTCTTTCTTCATTAAGACCGAGTCGAACAAGAGCACCAGCTATAACAACACTTTAGAAGACGGATTCAAATGCAACGCTCTGTGTTTATACCTCCCCGGTTTTGGTAAAGGAAAACCGGTTAGGTCATCAAGGAAAGATGATTCTTCTTCCTTCACCCGAACCACTACCACCACCacgtcatcatcttcttccgtTACAATTTCAAGAACGGTCTCCGTCAGAGAATCCACCACAACCACTATCTCGGTTCGAGTTTCAATGGAGAAGTTCGACTGTAGCTCCTACGCTTCGGAATCCGGAGGAGAAGAAGGTCGAGATCACTCCTTTAACTTGCCGTCCGAGCTAATCAAAAGCGGTTCCGATGAAAACGACCACGATGATCCAGTTTCAGCGGCTTTCGTGTTCGACAAGGAACCTATTGAGAAAGAGATCAAAGGAGTTTTAAAGATGTCTGGTTCGAAAAACAGTAGATCGATGGACTCTTCGGTTCGTCAGGTTCGATTCTCCACGTCCCCGGCGATCTCACCACGGTTATTAGAAGCCACCAAGAATTTCAATACTTTCTTGGCAGCTCAGGCCGTTTGA